A DNA window from Streptococcus sp. LPB0220 contains the following coding sequences:
- the rplL gene encoding 50S ribosomal protein L7/L12 has protein sequence MALNIENIIAEIKEASILELNDLVKAIEEEFGVTAAAPVAVAAAGAADAGAAKDSFDIELTSAGDKKVGVIKVVREITGLGLKEAKELVDGAPGVIKEGVAAAEAEEIKGKLEEAGASVTLK, from the coding sequence ATGGCATTGAACATTGAAAACATTATTGCTGAAATTAAAGAAGCTTCAATCCTTGAATTGAACGACCTTGTAAAAGCTATCGAAGAAGAATTTGGTGTAACTGCAGCTGCTCCTGTAGCTGTTGCTGCAGCTGGTGCTGCTGACGCAGGTGCTGCTAAAGATTCATTCGATATCGAATTGACATCTGCAGGCGACAAGAAAGTCGGCGTTATCAAAGTTGTACGTGAAATCACTGGTCTTGGTCTTAAAGAAGCTAAAGAACTTGTTGATGGTGCACCTGGTGTCATCAAAGAAGGTGTTGCAGCTGCTGAAGCTGAAGAAATCAAAGGTAAATTGGAAGAAGCTGGAGCTTCAGTTACTCTTAAATAA
- the rplJ gene encoding 50S ribosomal protein L10: MSEAIIAKKAELVDVVAEKMKAAASIVVVDSRGLTVEQDTVLRRNLRGSEVEFKVIKNSILRRAAEKAGLEDLASVFVGPSAVAFSNEDVIAPAKILNDFAKDAEALEIKGGAIEGAVASKEEILALATLPNREGLLSMLLSVLQAPVRNVALAVKAVADNKEDAA, from the coding sequence ATGAGTGAAGCAATTATTGCTAAAAAAGCGGAACTAGTTGACGTAGTAGCTGAAAAAATGAAAGCTGCTGCATCAATCGTCGTTGTAGATTCTCGCGGTTTGACAGTTGAGCAAGATACAGTTCTTCGTCGCAACCTTCGCGGAAGCGAAGTTGAGTTTAAAGTTATCAAAAACTCAATCTTGCGTCGTGCAGCTGAAAAAGCTGGTCTTGAAGATCTTGCATCTGTATTCGTTGGACCTTCTGCAGTAGCATTTTCTAACGAAGATGTTATCGCACCTGCGAAAATCTTGAACGATTTTGCAAAAGACGCTGAAGCACTTGAAATCAAAGGTGGTGCAATCGAAGGCGCTGTCGCATCTAAAGAAGAGATTCTTGCACTTGCAACTCTTCCAAACCGCGAAGGACTTCTTTCTATGCTCCTTTCTGTACTTCAAGCGCCAGTGCGCAACGTTGCTCTTGCAGTCAAAGCGGTTGCAGACAACAAAGAAGACGCAGCTTAA
- a CDS encoding formate/nitrite transporter family protein, which translates to MSESNFIQKVGAACNKKEDLYQKSKTRYAVRSIFAGGFLTLSTAVGAVAADLLNSFVPGTGRFLFPFIFAWGLVYLLFLNAELTTSNMMYLTAGTYLKKIHWKKALEILLYCTFFNLIGALIVAFLFNQTTAFAHIDPKGFLATVAENKLQRSNQVVFFEGVIANIFVNIAILSYLYFKDETAKVLLALSAIYMFVFMTNEHLAANFASFSLLSFNSVSSQLPHFEFFNILRHYGVTFFANWVGGGVLMGLAYAWLNNIKSLYND; encoded by the coding sequence ATGTCTGAATCTAATTTCATTCAAAAAGTGGGAGCGGCGTGTAATAAGAAAGAGGACCTTTATCAGAAATCTAAGACTCGCTATGCAGTTCGCTCTATTTTTGCAGGAGGATTTCTTACTTTAAGTACGGCGGTCGGAGCAGTTGCAGCTGACTTATTAAATAGCTTTGTACCTGGAACGGGTCGTTTCCTATTTCCATTCATCTTTGCCTGGGGGTTGGTTTACCTCTTATTCTTAAATGCGGAATTAACCACCTCAAATATGATGTATTTGACGGCGGGAACCTATCTAAAGAAAATTCACTGGAAGAAAGCTTTGGAGATTTTACTTTATTGTACCTTCTTTAATTTAATTGGTGCTTTAATCGTAGCTTTTCTGTTCAATCAAACTACAGCCTTTGCTCATATCGATCCAAAAGGTTTCCTAGCTACGGTGGCAGAAAATAAACTCCAACGGAGCAATCAAGTGGTTTTCTTTGAAGGAGTCATTGCCAATATCTTTGTAAATATTGCTATTCTTTCTTATTTATATTTTAAAGATGAAACAGCGAAGGTGCTCTTAGCCCTATCTGCTATTTATATGTTTGTCTTTATGACCAATGAACACTTGGCGGCTAATTTTGCTTCTTTCTCATTATTAAGCTTTAATTCAGTATCTAGCCAATTGCCACATTTTGAATTTTTTAATATTTTACGCCACTATGGTGTTACCTTCTTTGCCAACTGGGTAGGAGGAGGAGTCCTAATGGGACTAGCCTATGCTTGGTTGAATAATATCAAGAGTCTTTACAACGATTAA
- a CDS encoding glucosaminidase domain-containing protein, which yields MKKKIRNKTKLFGLFVSVLAVGTFAAAMSEHVTSVGANDGTYQAYSDPTEAFISQIGESARQLGQENDLYASVMIAQAILESGSGQSGLASYPHYNLFGIKGSYAGQSAVMQTWEDDGAGNAYTINDAFCSYPSYYESLQDYVAVLKQGHFAGAWKSNTSSYQDATAALTGVYATDTSYYAKLNNIIETYNLTQYDSPNVQGGITGSVYNPYRQQFTSQEILNLDIAWANRLNY from the coding sequence ATGAAAAAGAAAATACGGAATAAAACGAAATTATTTGGTTTGTTCGTTTCTGTATTAGCGGTGGGGACATTTGCTGCTGCTATGAGCGAGCACGTAACATCAGTTGGTGCTAATGATGGAACTTACCAAGCATACTCGGACCCAACTGAAGCTTTCATCTCACAAATTGGTGAGTCAGCTCGTCAGCTTGGTCAAGAGAATGATCTTTATGCTTCCGTTATGATCGCACAAGCGATCTTGGAAAGTGGATCAGGACAGTCTGGTTTGGCTTCTTATCCACATTACAATCTTTTTGGGATTAAAGGAAGTTATGCTGGGCAATCTGCAGTGATGCAAACTTGGGAAGATGATGGTGCTGGAAATGCGTATACGATTAATGATGCTTTCTGTTCATACCCATCTTACTATGAATCATTGCAAGACTATGTAGCAGTTTTGAAACAAGGACATTTTGCAGGTGCTTGGAAGAGTAACACATCAAGTTATCAAGACGCAACAGCAGCTTTGACAGGTGTTTATGCGACAGATACTAGCTACTACGCAAAGCTCAATAATATCATTGAAACCTATAATTTGACTCAATATGATTCACCAAATGTTCAGGGTGGTATCACTGGTTCGGTATACAATCCATATCGTCAACAGTTCACTTCACAAGAAATCTTGAATTTGGATATCGCTTGGGCGAACCGTTTAAACTATTAA
- the yihA gene encoding ribosome biogenesis GTP-binding protein YihA/YsxC has translation MEINTHNADILLSAANKSHYPQDEIPEVALAGRSNVGKSSFINTLLNRKNLARTSGKPGKTQLLNFFNIDDKLRLVDVPGYGYARVSKKEREKWGRMIEEYLTSRENLKAVVSLVDFRHEPSADDVQMYEFLKYYEIPVILVATKADKIPRGKWNKHESIIKKKLDFDPADTFIVFSSVTKEGLEESWDAILENAFYEIN, from the coding sequence ATGGAAATTAACACACATAATGCGGATATCCTCTTAAGCGCTGCAAATAAGAGTCATTATCCTCAAGATGAGATTCCAGAAGTTGCACTTGCCGGTCGATCAAATGTCGGCAAGTCTTCTTTTATTAATACTCTCTTAAATCGAAAGAACCTGGCCAGAACATCTGGGAAACCAGGAAAAACCCAATTGCTAAATTTTTTCAATATCGATGATAAACTCCGTTTGGTAGACGTACCTGGTTATGGCTATGCACGTGTCTCTAAAAAAGAACGCGAGAAGTGGGGGCGGATGATTGAAGAATACCTCACCAGTCGTGAGAACTTAAAAGCAGTCGTTAGCCTAGTCGATTTTCGTCATGAACCTTCTGCAGATGATGTTCAGATGTATGAATTCTTAAAATATTATGAAATCCCTGTGATCTTAGTAGCAACCAAGGCAGATAAGATTCCACGTGGAAAATGGAACAAACATGAATCCATTATTAAGAAAAAACTGGATTTTGATCCAGCAGATACTTTCATTGTCTTTTCTTCGGTAACCAAGGAAGGACTAGAGGAGTCATGGGATGCTATTTTGGAAAATGCGTTTTACGAAATAAATTGA